DNA from Daucus carota subsp. sativus chromosome 1, DH1 v3.0, whole genome shotgun sequence:
TGAAGGACCATCCTCATTCAATAATTAGCATTAACATATTTCATCATTCATAATAATTTAACTAACACGTTAATCCTCAAGATTTGGAAGCTAATGGGTGGTCAATAGATGCTTTTCTTGAGATGTGATGAGAAACTTAAAATAAATGGACATGTCAGCAAAACACAATAGAAAATTCTAGGACTGGAAGCTTACTCAAGATAATTGATCTGGTGGCCTCAATTTCAAGAAGATGCCCAGACATCTTAATCTCTGGGGGCATGACCAGAACAAAGAAGAAAAGTAGATATAGTGAGTGGATTCATGTGCAAAAACCTCAAACTAACCAAAAATGAACATTGATATAGTTTCCACACAGTTTATTAAACCTTCTTCTGCTACACCATCTCACCTGAAAAAATTCAGGCTCTCTTTTTTAGATCAATGCATGCCTGCTCATTTTTACCCTCTCATATTCTACTATTACTACGATGAGACCAGCAATATTACACAATCTACCATGCGTTTTCGGCTGAAGAGTTCACTTTCTGATGCCTTGACTCAATTTTATCCCTTGGCTGGAAGAATGGAAGGGCAAAGCTTTGTTGATTGCAATGACCAAGGTGTTAAGTATCTGGAAACTCGGGTTGATTCTAGGCTCTCGGACATTATTGAATTTCCTCAAGTTGCGGTGTTAGACCAGCTGATTCCATACAATTTAAGCGATGCCTGTATGCTGAAAGCAGAAGAACAGTTAGCCATTCAAGTTAATTTATTCAACTGTGGTGGTATAGTACTTGGGACTTGCATTTCTCATAGAATAGCAGATGCTTGTACCTTAAGCAATTTCATGAATAGTTGGGCCGCCATTGCTTGTGGGAAGAGCAACATAGTATTTCCATCCTTCAACTCTGCAGTTATGTTCCCACCAAGAGATTATTCTCTGAGCAGCATGACAGATGCAAAAAATCAAGTAGTTATTCCACCAGTGGACAGACTTGTCACCAAAAGGTTCATTTTTACTGCCTCGGCAATTTCAGCACTGAAGGCAAATGCTGCGGAAACCTTGCAGCCCACACGGGTCGAGATAGTTACAGCTTTCATATGGAAATGTGTGATGAAGAAAGGAAAAGCATCAGCTGTTTTCCATCCGGTGAACTTGAGGTGTAGAATGGTGCCACCCCTTCCAACGCATTTTTTTGGCAATATGTTTCAGATGGCAAGTGCAGTTATAAGTGGCCAAGAGGCCCAAGACTATGAGCTCAGCTTCTTGGTGAATGAATTAAGGTCTGCTTTTGCAAAAATAAACAGTGAGCATGCAAAGGAATTACTAGGCAAAGATGGATATGAATTTGcaataaataatttcaaaaatataggtAAACTGATGTCCCAAAAGGACATGAAAGTGCTAAGGTGTACTAGTTGGTGCAGATTTCCAATTTATGAGGCAGATTTTGGTTGGGGAAAGCCCTGTTGGGTGAGTAGTGCTAGCTTTCCTACTAAGGATACAATTATTCTTTTAGACTCTAGACAAACTAGTGGAATAGAAGCATGGGTTATAATGGAAGAGCAAGATATGGCTGAATTCGAGCAGCATCATGACCTTCAAGAGTATGTTTCATCTTacccagaaaaagaaaaaacttcAGTCTCTGAGTAACAATTTTGGATATCTGATCAAGGGTCAATTTACATTCATAAACCAAATAAATCGTCAAGGACGACGATTTGGGCCATGCTGACCCATATGCCAGAGGATCTTCTCATGATCATAAACCATTATTTTGGCTTTTAGGAATTGCTTGGCTCTGTGGCATCAAGACTGTGTCCTACTAATAAAGTATAAGTGTGTATGAaatatccattaaaattttgttcttCATTCTTGAGGTGTGAATCCTGCAATTAAAAACACACTGAAAGGATGTATTCTCAAGCCCTTGTAAGATCAAAGACTCAGATTGTCTATCACTTGAAAAAATACGTCAAATAATCTTTTTTCATTCAAGCAGATATCAGTCAGACTGTCAGAGCATCAAcagattaaaaacaaaaaatcaaaataggcATTCTGCGATAACGAGGTGAATACCAGTACGAAAAGAAAAACTCCCTCCTTGAGCACTACAAAACTAATGTACTGCAAATCAATGTCATATGAGGCATTTATGCCTGATAGCCAAAGTTGGATGCTAAGAAACTGCATATAATTCTGAGATAATTATAACTCCCGCACTTTCATtctaaacataaataattatttcaacATTTATTTTATACAGCAAAGGAAATTATCCAATCGTAAAGagttctaaaatatataatttcaaaaaaaaaaacacttgaGCTATGTTACTCGAACTTGGGTACAGAGTGTTAGACACGACATGTATCCGAGTGTCGGACTTGAGAACTTTGAAAATTGGGGACACGGGAACACTGTCTTATTTTTGGACACGGGTACGGGGGCACATTGTAGTATACTAATAAACAAGTATGGGAAGTTAGACATCTTAACAAAAAGTAACAATAAAACTCAAATTAGATTTGATTTTGCAGGGGATTTTGCAAATCAGGCATATTCTGTACTTTAATCTCattcttgcttcttttttttttgctcacatatttcttttgaattgtaaGTTTGACCcatatttgatttttgaattggTCAAAGTGTCCACATTTTAATCAAAGGATCCAACACGAAATAAGGATCGTGTACACGTGTACGCACAGGAATGGCAACCTAAAGAGAAGAGTCGGAGTAACATAGCACTTGAGTTCACGTcacaaaaaaaaacacttaaGTTCAGCCACATGGAATCTAAAGCTCTTACAAAGGCTGAAAGGCCATTAGTAGACTGCTTCAGAATGAAACAACAGAACCCATTAGAACTTTTATGCCCCATTTATAACACTACAACTTACTTTaatgcttatttattttaaagtatATCTTATCAGATAAAGAGTATATTACAGGTTATTTAGAACCTAAATAGCACATTTCTGTTCTGACAGTTATATACTTCCAATAGTATGCGTGCCTGCAAAAATTGGATATGACAACTCAtagacaatttaaaatattgatcCTATTAAAAAAGAACAATAATTCATGTGAATTCTTTTGCAATAATGAgggactaaatttttttatgacaAGTGAGCAATGCAAGCATAGATATAATTTAACTCAATACCCTATGAAGCAGGAGGATCACACATGATTGAAGTTCTACTACCAAGAGAtgctaaataaataatttaatccaATCCCTGAAGCACCAAACTAAGAACAGCCAAGTTAAGCAAATCAACAACAGTACCATACCTGATTATGCCATTACATACTAGAGGGCTCAATATAGTTTTGCGTCCTCCACATCAGCTATTTGTCAATCATACACTTGGAAATAAATCTTACATCTgatcatattcaaaataaagaaaattaagTTCCTGTAAAAGGTTACAACAGATATTGGTTAGATGCATATAACTCATAAGTtagtttattttaaacaaaggcTAGCATATACTCAGACTTGTTTTCTGGACCTCCAACCTCTTGCTTagtgaaatattaaatttacagTGTATGTATACAAACTGAATGTAAATAAGGAGcaaaagtttaaatatattGATGAATTAAAGTCTTGGTAGAAAAGCTAACACTGTTTTTTAACTACATATTTAGCATGTACTACTAATTACCTGACTTGATCAGTAATCTCATTAAGCATAACTTCTTTACAAGTAACATTAAAAGTTCATGCACCACAacattaaacaaaaatatatactttcCTGCAATTATTCAAAAGTTAGCAAGGCATGTCACTCGTCCGCAAGGCGAAGATTATTTGTTGTTCCCATTGTTTATTCTCGAACATGTAGTCAATAGTCAAGTCTAGTTCAATACTGAAGCCTGAGGCCCCCTGTTTAACATCCCTATCAGCTATCACCACATTAACTAACCTCCGCAAAATTTGGGCAACAAGGACCAATCAAGGTATAAAACCTATAGAAAAGcattttcttctcaaatttCAGATCATGTCAACTGGCAATACATGAATTGCCTACTATACCGCAGTTTTGCACTGCTAAAACTGCTAACTGCAAAAAAACTGAAATATCCAGGGTTCAAATAAAGAGTAAAAAACCAGAGCCAGTTGACTTGAAAACACTTCCATAGAGAAATAGTTTAGCTTTAATCCGTCTAACAGTTGTGCAGCTGGTCAATTTCTATTTTGAAAACCAAACTTTACCACTTGTACTTCTAGAAGCACTGTAACAGGAGATTAAAATCACCATTTTACATGCacacaaatattttgatatGTGTGTGTAACTATGTGTGTGTTTTGTAATGAAAATAGTTACTCCTAATTTTTCAGATAACAGCGATCAAAATAGAATACTGGGGCTCACTATCTTTCTTCTTTAATCCAACTAATCCTGCCACTGCAACAAGTCTGTATCTCTTCGTATGTCAATACCACTATTTGTTCACCTCTGGTGATTTATGGGCACATTTTGCTATACGCAACTCCTACTTAAAATGCTACAAAAATTACTATCACATTCCATTTTGTACATAGCAGCACTTGGTTCAATATTAGCACAATAGTTCCTAATCTGTGAAGTTATAGATCCGTATACGTATCCATACAATTAATAGATCTCATGGATCACAAAATCATggcaaaaattttgaaatgttgcgtaaatttataaatatattaccaaAACTGAAGAGGCAGaagaaaattctaaaaatataatacctATATTTGTAAGTTGTTTAGCACTTAAGGATACAAGGGGCTGCTTCTACCTGCCTCCATCAACAAAGATGTTCTCAGCTAAGTTTTCTGATGCAGGGTAGCTTTCCAAAACAATAATATtatggaataaaaaaataaaaaatagaccTTCGGTGAATTAACCACAGAAATTCACCACCCACATAAGCTGGGAACTATAAACAAttagtaacatatataaaaaaatctcaattccTGTTTCGCTAATCAACAATTCAATCTGGCAGCTCACACACAGAGCGTGACTTAAAGTCTTAATGAAATCCAAGGGGTTTGAAGATGATTATTTCAATTTTCGAccatacaaaaaagaaaatattgcaTTTTATGTGATTACTTGAAGGTATCTGTGCAATTACTTATTACTCTATCGCATGTACCACAATAAGTCAATAACACATAATGGCATCATAATTGCTTATAGAACAGGAAACTTTTACAGCATACTAGATGTCAGCGACTTAGCGCTCTGTTTTTATAAGTCATAACTTCAAGGTAACTTTTGATGATTTTTACCCTCTCTATATGTTCCTTGCATAACCTCACAAAACTTAATGATAATTAATGTCATTGTGTTGGAAGTACTAGTATTATTTCACAGAGGTAAAAAAGGATGGGAATAATTTGATAAACtagtttataagttataacactCAAAAAGGATAATATTTTGAACAGTATCTTCCGTGTGCTCCTATATAGCTGTTCTTCAATTATTAACCAACATATAAAATCCTGGAGCAAAGTGTAAAAGTATCCTTTAGTTATCCCAATTTGACACTAATCAAGAACTCAAGCTCACTTGGCGTAaaagaaaaaaggaagaaaaaagaGTTAATCGATTCATGGTCTAGTTTTAGAATTAAAAAGTAGTGAGTAAAACAAAGAAGATAGGAAGATGGTGACAGTAATCTCGTGAAACATATCTCACAACAAAACTGCTTTGATACATAGATGTCCTGTGCAAATAACATGTAAAACACACCAGTAagtaacaattatatatttgacttttGGAGGCTCAGGATGATAATACTTCTAAAATCTTACCTGGTACTGAAAAGCAGGAAACAAAAATAGTGGAGAGATATATTACCTAACATTGGCTTTCTTTTCCATTTGTGCTGATTCCTGACTTTCTTCCTTCAATTCCTATGCTGATCAACTACAGCCTCCTTAATATCATATAGAAGTCGATTACACCCTAATATATGCGCCCCAGATGACCTGTCCCTAACAAGTAAAGTGTCCCCTATATCATATAGCGATTAGCTACAGCATGTCGGCATTATACATGCAACTGGAACCCCGAAAAAGCTATGCGTATCAAGTATAGCCTTAACTACAGCATGTCAGTATCAGCGACTGGACCCCGAACAACCTATGTCTATCAAGTACAGCCTAAAACTAGCAATTAAAAACCTCATCCAAACAGTGTATCCCAAAGTTTCGAGCATTATAGTAACCTAATTGTATTGCGAGAATTTCCAAGACATAGGTTAGGTGGAACAGATTAATCATCTAATGACGAATTAATATCAAGATAAAATTAACTACAGCCATTAGAAGATCCTTGTTGAAATTTTGGCACTGGTATAAATTCAAATTCCTCAAACGTCAACTAAAAGACACATAATATGGTATATAATATTCAAAGAAGTATTATAAATTGCATAGTTTAACACCACAAAAAAATGTTACAAAGACAGCCAGCTTTCATTGTGACCCAGGAAATTTAGCCACCAAGCTGGAACATAAAGTTTAAATTAATAAGTCtctcatctaaaattatgtaaaCCATGCACCTGGTTTATGCGATATCAGCTTATTACACCGAGCTAAAACAGTAAAACAAGTGTGGAATAGGATTTCAATCCACGGTGGTTGTTTGAAGAGGAAGAGAACTTTCAACTTCTTCAGTTCGAGAGTTTCTTTCAGCAACAATTTTTGACATTCCAAACATCTAAAAAAGAATGAAAAAGAACACTCAGCAAAGAATATAGATAACAGAATTAAGCACGGCCTGCAAAACATATAGAAGTTAAAGATTAGATACGAACTTTGTGGATTGTTTTCTTAAAGCAAGAAGCATGTTCATCCATTGAAGCATGAATGAATTCGTCAATATGTTCCTTTACGTCCTCTAAGAAAGTTGCTTCTTCAGATTTCTTTTTCCTGCAC
Protein-coding regions in this window:
- the LOC108205475 gene encoding stemmadenine O-acetyltransferase encodes the protein MNIDIVSTQFIKPSSATPSHLKKFRLSFLDQCMPAHFYPLIFYYYYDETSNITQSTMRFRLKSSLSDALTQFYPLAGRMEGQSFVDCNDQGVKYLETRVDSRLSDIIEFPQVAVLDQLIPYNLSDACMLKAEEQLAIQVNLFNCGGIVLGTCISHRIADACTLSNFMNSWAAIACGKSNIVFPSFNSAVMFPPRDYSLSSMTDAKNQVVIPPVDRLVTKRFIFTASAISALKANAAETLQPTRVEIVTAFIWKCVMKKGKASAVFHPVNLRCRMVPPLPTHFFGNMFQMASAVISGQEAQDYELSFLVNELRSAFAKINSEHAKELLGKDGYEFAINNFKNIGKLMSQKDMKVLRCTSWCRFPIYEADFGWGKPCWVSSASFPTKDTIILLDSRQTSGIEAWVIMEEQDMAEFEQHHDLQEYVSSYPEKEKTSVSE